A region of Ornithodoros turicata isolate Travis chromosome 5, ASM3712646v1, whole genome shotgun sequence DNA encodes the following proteins:
- the LOC135395728 gene encoding uncharacterized protein K02A2.6-like, producing the protein MTAEATTETFSKLATTFRMEPPASFNFSAPNEWSTWKRRFLRFYTVSGLDRQSGQQQVDALVYILGSRAEDIFQTFNLVTSETSDFKVVLDQFDKCFILRRNIIYERAKFNTRVQWEAESVDDFATSLHRLAETCDYGTLKDDLLRDRLVVGLSDTRLSEKLQLDSTLTLDKALTTARQHEAVKQQQAELRPLGDNCDVARVTTRRAGSIQLHTGTRSEPTKSKKRPSPTRGRKVCPWCGLQPHPRSQCRAKGCTSHKCNKRGHFANVCRSTSSNKSVQGFLGTSSATTTTSARSNWDITIAVNGQEILFRIDPGADETVVSEDTFRKRFPQLVLQPPNLQLSGPDGRSLKVIGKLPMQLSSNNVQSRQEDFVIRHLRHNLLGKPAIEGLCLLARIYNVRPKLLQPLSAYPQLFRCLGTIRGDYCLRLRSDATPFAITSPRRVLLPLYAQTRTELREMERLGVITEVQEPTDCCAPMIVVPKKTAGVRICVDLTELNRFVLREWYPIPSVEHTLGRLSGARILSKLDANSGFWQIPLSKESRLLTTFITPFGRFCFNRLPFGVSSAPGHFQRRMREILAGLDGVMCHMDDVLVFGPTPEDHDSRLRAALERLSAAGVTLNAQKCVFAVSTINFLGHRISGDGIRPDEHVLDAIQQLPVPSSKKDLRQLLGMATYLGRFVPHLADLLRPLTEMLSDKREFTWGPPQEDAFLRWKQLLSTPPVLGVYDVNKETTVSADASAYGLGAVFQKNTDGSRTVIAYASRTLSDPERRYAQIEKEGLALVWACEKLQD; encoded by the coding sequence ATGACGGCAGAAGCCACGACGGAGACATTCTCGAAGCTTGCAACAACTTTCCGGATGGAACCGCCTGCAAGTTTCAACTTCTCAGCACCGAACGAATGGTCTACTTGGAAACGTCGGTTTCTCCGTTTCTACACAGTCTCTGGACTTGATCGGCAATCTGGGCAGCAGCAAGTCGACGCCTTGGTGTACATTCTCGGGTCTCGGGCTGAAGACATATTCCAGACGTTCAACCTCGTGACGAGTGAAACCTCTGACTTCAAAGTGGTCCTCGACCAGTTCGACAAATGCTTCATTCTCCGTCGGAACATAATTTATGAGCGGGCGAAGTTCAACACGAGAGTGCAATGGGAAGCAGAATCGGTCGACGATTTCGCAACCTCCCTACACAGGTTAGCTGAAACATGCGACTATGGAACGCTCAAGGACGACTTGCTACGTGACCGTCTCGTGGTGGGCCTCAGCGACACACGCTTGTCTGAAAAACTCCAACTGGACTCTACACTGACGTTAGACAAGGCACTCACGACTGCGCGCCAGCACGAAGCTGTGAAGCAGCAACAAGCCGAACTTCGTCCCTTGGGGGACAACTGCGACGTTGCACGGGTTACGACTCGGCGGGCAGGCTCTATTCAACTCCATACAGGCACCAGGTCCGAACCCACAAAGAGTAAGAAGCGGCCCTCACCCACCCGTGGCCGGAAAGTGTGCCCTTGGTGCGGTTTGCAGCCTCATCCCCGGTCCCAATGCCGTGCAAAAGGGTGTACTTCTCATAAGTGCAACAAAAGAGGACATTTTGCCAATGTTTGTCGTTCGACCTCCAGCAACAAAAGTGTGCAAGGTTTTCTTGGGACGTCATCAGCAACGACTACGACGTCTGCACGTTCTAACTGGGACATCACCATTGCGGTAAATGGTCAAGAAATTCTATTTCGTATTGATCCCGGAGCAGATGAGACGGTTGTGTCAGAAGATACGTTCCGGAAGCGGTTTCCCCAGCTGGTTCTTCAACCTCCTAATCTGCAGCTGTCGGGTCCTGACGGTCGGTCTCTGAAGGTCATCGGGAAGCTACCTATGCAGCTTTCGTCAAACAATGTACAGTCTCGGCAAGAAGACTTCGTAATTAGACATTTGAGACACAACTTACTGGGAAAACCCGCAATTGAAGGACTCTGTCTCCTCGCTCGAATATACAACGTTAGACCGAAGTTACTGCAACCTCTATCGGCGTACCCTCAACTATTTCGATGCCTTGGAACTATTCGTGGCGACTACTGTCTCCGGCTGAGATCAGACGCGACTCCATTCGCTATCACCTCTCCACGCAGAGTGCTACTACCGTTGTATGCACAGACACGAACGGAATTGCGTGAAATGGAAAGACTGGGTGTCATCACAGAGGTCCAAGAGCCAACGGACTGTTGCGCTCCTATGATAGTGGTACCGAAAAAGACCGCCGGAGTGCGCATCTGCGTTGACCTCACGGAGCTCAATCGTTTTGTCCTTCGCGAATGGTACCCCATTCCGTCTGTGGAACACACCCTTGGTAGACTGTCCGGTGCTCGCATTTTGTCAAAGCTCGACGCAAATTCTGGCTTTTGGCAGATTCCCCTGAGTAAAGAGAGCcgcctcctcaccaccttcatTACTCCGTTTGGACGGTTCTGTTTCAATCGTCTACCCTTTGGCGTCTCCTCTGCACCCGGACATTTCCAACGACGTATGAGGGAGATCCTAGCAGGACTAGACGGTGTTATGTGCCATATGGACGACGTACTTGTGTTCGGTCCTACGCCAGAAGATCACGACTCGAGACTTCGTGCTGCACTGGAACGTCTCTCCGCTGCCGGTGTAACTCTCAACGCGCAGAAATGCGTCTTTGCAGTGTCAACTATTAACTTCCTGGGCCATCGGATCTCTGGAGACGGCATACGGCCGGACGAGCACGTGCTGGATGCCATACAGCAACTTCCCGTCCCGTCATCTAAGAAGGATTTGCGACAATTGCTTGGCATGGCAACATATTTGGGCCGTTTTGTGCCTCATCTGGCCGACCTTTTGCGTCCCCTCACAGAGATGTTGAGCGACAAACGTGAGTTTACGTGGGGACCACCGCAAGAAGACGCTTTTCTGCGATGGAAGCAGTTACTGTCAACACCTCCAGTCTTAGGGGTGTACGATGTCAACAAGGAGACTACTGTTTCTGCAGATGCCTCTGCTTACGGCCTTGGTGCCGTATTTCAGAAAAACACTGACGGTTCTCGCACAGTAATTGCGTACGCCTCAAGAACTCTTTCTGACCCAGAACGTCGGTACGCGCAAATTGAAAAGGAAGGTCTCGCGCTGGTATGGGCCTGTGAAAAATTACAGGATTAG